GATGGCGATGTTCAGGACATATCTGCCATGGAGTCAAAACAAGTTCTTTGGCACAACAACGATCAGTATTAACATATGTAATTACTTGCAGACCCATTTCATCTATTCGGTCTAATCCAAAATCTGCAACTTCTACATGTTTTTTTTCTTCTTGACTTAGTGCTATTTTACAATCACTAAGCATTTCTAATGTAACATTCCTTAATTTATTATATTTTTCCTTTGATATCATAATAAATACACCTCATACATCTCTTAATCTATATAAAATTAGTATTAACTCAATTTTACAGCTTCAATAATCACTCTTCTTTTTTCTTCTCCCAAGGATTTCTCCTTGGTAATCTTTGTTCTAATGGCAATAGCTCAGAAAAAGCTTTATGCGGCTCTGTCTGATACCAATAAGCTGTACTGGAATAATCATTTGATAATTTATTTCCATGTCCATGCTCTATAGTGACTTTAATTGATTCATTGAAATAAATAGGGTCATTAACATGTAATCTGTACATACTGTTCTTACCACCCCATTTAAATCCTGCTTCATCACCGCTATAGACTGTTAACCCATGCCAAGGTGTGCAAAATTCTTGAGTTGGGCAAAACGCTGTATTGAAATAATCTTCTGTTCCTGTACCATGTAATGAAGGTGGCCAAGGTTCTCCATCTATAAATATCATGTCATCGCCTTCACCGTACCAATCGTTAGCTTGATGTTCAAAAACATCTATATTAAGATTACAACCTACGAATTTTCCTTTACCTTCAGCTTCAAGTATCACATAATTATCTTTTCCGTCTGTATTTTTCTTTAACCAAGCTGCTGGAACCCATTTAGGTTCTTCTGGAACATTAGCTTTTTCTCTATCCAGTAAACCTGGTTCTATCGGTGCCCAGCCATAAGTATTGTATTCTCTATTCCATTTTGCATGGAAATATGCTATTTCAGCCTCATCAGGCAACTTATCATACTCTTCATAATCTATATAAAAATAAAAATTACAGTGATTAATACAATTACTTTCAATGGTAATTTTTGCTCCTTTAGCAAATGGCATTGGAAAGAAACAATTCAATGCTCTTCCATCTTGTGGACTCATTGATAATGCCATTGAAGAATAATTCTTGGATACAGAATGTCCTATACCAAAAAGATCTCCCAAAGGTACTTCAACACTCGGGTGTTCTTCAGAATCCCAGTACATTCTTAATACAAGTTTTCTTAATACATATTCTTCTTCTACCCAATTTTCATTACCAACCCATGCAGTACACCAAACATGTCTAATGATTCCAGCACCTTTGATCTGTGCAACTATCTTGGTTTCTCCAGATTCAAGATCCATCCAATCATGATTTCCACCAGTTTTATCATAACTAGATAC
The sequence above is a segment of the Vallitalea longa genome. Coding sequences within it:
- a CDS encoding glycoside hydrolase family 172 protein produces the protein MMNRGNSIESLFYLNNCRSKRVSSYDKTGGNHDWMDLESGETKIVAQIKGAGIIRHVWCTAWVGNENWVEEEYVLRKLVLRMYWDSEEHPSVEVPLGDLFGIGHSVSKNYSSMALSMSPQDGRALNCFFPMPFAKGAKITIESNCINHCNFYFYIDYEEYDKLPDEAEIAYFHAKWNREYNTYGWAPIEPGLLDREKANVPEEPKWVPAAWLKKNTDGKDNYVILEAEGKGKFVGCNLNIDVFEHQANDWYGEGDDMIFIDGEPWPPSLHGTGTEDYFNTAFCPTQEFCTPWHGLTVYSGDEAGFKWGGKNSMYRLHVNDPIYFNESIKVTIEHGHGNKLSNDYSSTAYWYQTEPHKAFSELLPLEQRLPRRNPWEKKKEE